Within Mycobacterium heckeshornense, the genomic segment CATGCAGCACGCGATCTTGCACCGGAATTTCTTTGTCGAGCGGCTGATTCCGGCCGGAACCTCGCGGCGGCTGAACCCGGCGGTGATGGCGCACTACCGCGGGGTGCAGCCGACCCGGCAGGACCGGGTGGGTGTGGCCCGGTTGCCCAAAGAAATCCTGGCCGCACGTCCGCTCCTGGAGCGGCTCTCCACCGAGGTGCCCGCACGGCTGGGTTCCAAACCTGCTCTGCTGGTGTGGGGGATGAAGGATCCTGCGTTTCCGCCAGGCCAGTCGCTGCCGCGGATGCGCGCGGCCTTCCCCGATCACGTTGTCGTCGAGTTGCCCAACGCCAAGCACTTCATCCAGGAAGACGCGCCGGATCGCATCGCCGAGGCGATCACCGAGCGCTATGGCTGATCCGCCGATCGCTACTGCGCAAATTCCTGCACCGGCGGGCAGGAACACACCAGGTTGCGGTCGCCGTAGGCGCCGTCGATGCGGCGCACCGGCGGCCACACCTTGGGGCGGAACGTCCTACCGAGCGGATAGGCGGCCTGCTCGCGGGTATACGGGTGAGTCCAGTCGGAGACCAGCAGGCACTCGGCGGTGTGTGGGGCGCCGCGCAGCGGATTGTCGTCGATCGGCCACTGGCCCGCGGCCACCTTGTCGATTTCGGCGCGAATCGCGATCATCGCCTGGCAGAACGCGTCGATTTCGGCCAGGTCTTCGCTTTCGGTGGGCTCGACCATCAGCGTGCCGGCCACCGGGAAGCTCATTGTCGGTGCGTGAAAACCATAGTCGGCCAAGCGCTTTGCGACATCGTCGACGGTTACGCCGGTTGACTTGGTAATCGGGCGCAGATCGAGGATGCACTCGTGGGCGACCATGCCGTTCTCGCCGGTGTAGAGCACCGGGTAGTACTCGTCGAGGCGGCGGGCGATGTAGTTGGCCGACGCGATCGCGGTCAGCGATGCCCGGCGCAGGCCATCGGCGCCCATCATCCGGATGTAGGCCCAGGTGATCGGCAGGATCGAGGCCGACCCGTAGGGTGCCGACGCTACCGGGCGCCCGCCGGGCAGCTCCGGGGCATACGGGTGCCCGGGCAGGAACGGGGCCAGATGTGAGCGCGCCACTATCGGCCCCACGCCGGGCCCCCCGCCGCCGTGCGGGATGCAAAACGTCTTGTGCAGGTTCAGGTGGCTGATGTCGCCGCCGAATTTACCGGGCCGCGCCAGTCCCACCAGCGCGTTGAGGTTGGCGCCGTCCACGTACACCTGGCCGCCGGCCCCGTGCACGGCCGCGCAGATCTCGGCGATGTCGTGCTCGTACACGCCATGCGTGGACGGGTAGGTGATCATCAGCGCCGCCAGCCGATCCGCGTGCTCGGTGATTTTGGCGCGCAGATCGTCAAGGTCGACGTCGCCGTTGTCGCGGCAGGCCACGACAACCACCCGCATCCCGGCCAGCGCCGCCGACGCGGCGTTGGTGCCGTGCGCGCTGGACGGGATCAGGCACACGTCGCGGTGGGGTTCGCCACGGCTGGTGTGGTAGTCGCGGATGGCCAGCAGCCCCGCGTACTCGCCCTGCGAACCCGCGTTGGGTTGCAGCGACACCGCGTCGTAGCCGGTCATGTGGACCAGCCAGGTTTCCAGCTGGTGGATTAGCGCGCGAAGCCCGGCGGCGTCGGCGGGGGGCGCGAAGGGATGCAGCCGCGCGAACTCCGGCCAGGTGATCGGCTCCATCTCGGCGGCGGCATTGAGCTTCATCGTGCACGAGCCCAGCGGAATCATGCTGCGGTCCAACGCCACATCGCGGTCGGCCAGTGTGCGCAGGTAGCGCATCATCGATGTCTCGGTGCGGTAACTGGTGAACGCCGGATGTGTCAGAAACGCCGACGTGCGCGTCTCGATATCGATGAAGCGTGGCTCAGCCGGGGATACCCCAAAGGCCTGCAGCACGGCGGCCACATGGGCATCGGTAGTGGCCTCGTCGCACGACACCGAGACGTGGTCGTCATCGAACCGCCACAGGTTGATGCCGTTGGCCTTTGCCGCGCCGATCACCTCATCGACCCGGCCCGGCACCCGCGCCAGCACGGTGTCGAAGAACGTGTCGTGCACCAACGCGTCGCCCAGCGCGGCCGCGATCTGTTCGGCATAACGGTGCACGCGGCGGGCGATCGCGGTCAGCCCGTCGGCGCCGTGATAGCTCGCGTACATCGCGGCGATCACCGCCAGCAGCACCTGCGCGGTGCAGATGTTGCTGGTGGCCTTGTCACGACGGATGTGTTGCTCGCGAGTTTGCAGCGCCAAGCGATACGCCGGCGCGCCGTCGCTGTCGACGGATACCCCGACCAGCCGGCCTGGCATCTGGCGGGCGTGCTTGGCGTGCACCGACAAGTAGCCCGCGTGGGGGCCACCGAATCCCATTGGCACACCGAATCTTTGGGTGGTGCCGAATGCGACGTCGGCGCCGAACTCCCCGGGCGGAGTGATCAGCGTCAACGCCAGCAGATCGGCGCCGACGGCGGCCAGCGCGCCGCGTTCGTGGGCCTGCGCCACCACCGTGC encodes:
- the gcvP gene encoding aminomethyl-transferring glycine dehydrogenase, with the protein product MSQLSSFADRHIGPDSAAIAAMLAVIGVDSLDELAARAVPAGILDPPTADGSAPGLDKLPPAVSEDEALAELRALAAANTVAVSMIGQGYYDTFTPAVLRRNILENPAWYTAYTPYQPEISQGRLEALLNFQTMVADLTGLEVANASLLDEGTAAAEAMTLMYRVARGKGAGRLVVDVDLFTQTAAILAARAQPLGIEIVTTDLRDGLPPGELFGVITQLPGASGRITDWSTVVAQAHERGALAAVGADLLALTLITPPGEFGADVAFGTTQRFGVPMGFGGPHAGYLSVHAKHARQMPGRLVGVSVDSDGAPAYRLALQTREQHIRRDKATSNICTAQVLLAVIAAMYASYHGADGLTAIARRVHRYAEQIAAALGDALVHDTFFDTVLARVPGRVDEVIGAAKANGINLWRFDDDHVSVSCDEATTDAHVAAVLQAFGVSPAEPRFIDIETRTSAFLTHPAFTSYRTETSMMRYLRTLADRDVALDRSMIPLGSCTMKLNAAAEMEPITWPEFARLHPFAPPADAAGLRALIHQLETWLVHMTGYDAVSLQPNAGSQGEYAGLLAIRDYHTSRGEPHRDVCLIPSSAHGTNAASAALAGMRVVVVACRDNGDVDLDDLRAKITEHADRLAALMITYPSTHGVYEHDIAEICAAVHGAGGQVYVDGANLNALVGLARPGKFGGDISHLNLHKTFCIPHGGGGPGVGPIVARSHLAPFLPGHPYAPELPGGRPVASAPYGSASILPITWAYIRMMGADGLRRASLTAIASANYIARRLDEYYPVLYTGENGMVAHECILDLRPITKSTGVTVDDVAKRLADYGFHAPTMSFPVAGTLMVEPTESEDLAEIDAFCQAMIAIRAEIDKVAAGQWPIDDNPLRGAPHTAECLLVSDWTHPYTREQAAYPLGRTFRPKVWPPVRRIDGAYGDRNLVCSCPPVQEFAQ